The DNA segment cgtttcccccCCCATCGTAACGCGGCcacaaagctattacagctttcgctgtaaaatctTGGGGTACACTTAAGTTCACCTTAAGActatggcgcgatagcgttaaagggtccCTACGGTCGCTTGGGTGACCCCTGGTGCACCCTCTTATCGTCCATATTAATTGGTGACGTTAATTACTGACCCTAATCAACTAAGTGCTCCCGTGATTTAATTCGCCTGCTGTGCTGTGTGAGGTGCTCGTACGAGGCCTGCATTTATCCCACGGAACGAACGTTCGTGCTCGGCTCCTGGCTGAAAGGACAGCTGTTCGATTCCGCCTGACCacccttttttcttttgcagcgaaACTGCTTTTCTACATCactaccctctcgaccaatcagtaTATTCCAGTCACGACGCCGGGCTTTTTGCCGAACGGGACCTATAGCGTTGTCGCGTTCCAAATCCCCATTCTTTATGCGGTCGCTTTTGTGCGTGCTCTGCGCTGGACACCGCTTGCTGCAGCCGCCTCAGCTCCTGCGCCCCTTCAGAGACAAACTGTGTTGCGTGGCCCGTGCAGCCGTCCTGGTGGATGCAGTCCTGATGGCCATGCTCAAGGCGGCAGCGAGCCAGCGCGACTGCGACGAGCAGCAGTCGTCTACCCTCGGCTTCCCGTCAAACTTCACTTCACGCGCGGTCCTGGTCACTCTCGTGGTGGTCAACCGCACTGGGGCGTTTTGCATGCTCAAGGCTTTCTTCGTCACCTGGTGCATCGGTGTCGCTCTGACCAAGACTCTGCTGGGCAAGCACTACCTGGGCGACTCCCTGATGGGCGCCGCGCTAGGCTACCTGGAGTACCGCATCGTCGTGGAGCCCATCTGGTGCTCCGAAGAAATGGTGTCCGTGCTCTTCAAAGCTTTTTGCGCCCTCGAAGAGCCCACACACGATTCGCTGCTGTGGTGATGAGGACGCCTTTCTGTGCGAAGCATACTGCGGGGACCAGAGGTCTATTCACTATTGGCGCTGCGAGAAAACGGCTTCTACTGCCAGGAAACCAaaattatgtttttgtttttttttgctggcacAATAAAAGCTTTTTTGTGCAGGTTACGACAAACAGTTTCGCTTTTTGATTTCGATAGACTCTGTCCCGTTTTCTCGAGTAGTTTACATACCAGGGCGCAAAGTGGagtgcttttttttctccctgcGTTCAATTTCCTGACGCGCCCGACACGCGGTTAAAAATCTGAGCGAGCACCGTGCCACGACAGATTGGAATCTGATCGGTTTGCCCAAATCGTGACCGTAAACGTCGCAAGTTGCCACCAACGCTGATTGCAGGCCTAGTGAAGCGTTACATTATCGCCGAATTTCTGTGTACTTGTGTAAACAAGGTGCGCGGGATTCGACAAGCTGCGCGGGATTCAATCCGGCTCCACGAAGCCACGTGACGCATTGTTTCCGGCCTGTCCACGTCTGTGACTTGTCGCACCGTTTATTATGCTCTGGGCGGCCTCGCCCAGGATAAAATACGCTTAGCCGATTGCTCCTTTCGACCGCGGCGCTGGTGGGCTGCATGGTTTTCTGGAGCCCGTTTCGCTGAGTACGCCGAAGAATTTACGCGCGCGCTACCTGTCTAGACAGCGCCACGGGTTCGTATTTGGCGTACTCTCAGAGGCTCACTTGCGTCCTCTAACTCACTCTCGCAAGAGTTCACACGTGCGAATGTGGGGCGAGGTGAGTATACTCATAAGCGAGCTCGCCGACGTGTGCTCTTGGCCGGTGCAGTAAAGCGGCGCCTCCTCGAACAGAATAAGCCTAGCTCCTACGTGGTGTCTAACATGAAAGGCTTGGCGTAATTCTCAAAGCAGTCACCTTGTCTACTCGAAAACACAAGCTGGCCTGTATCTTTGCCACTTCGGCTTGGATTGCTCTTAACGATTCCATAAAAAAGATCCAACACTCTCCTGAGAAGGCTTCGTCGTCGTCAGTATGCGCAAGACGAAGCTACGAATGTCGGCGCCAAGTCCAGCGTGCAACGCGCTACTTGTTTCACTGAGGTGTGATGGCGCACCACCAATCGAGAAGGTAAAAAGTTGTTCGCTTGCTGAACACCCTGTGTCTGTCTGCTCTGTCCTGAAACGCTGGGAAGACCATTATTTCTCTGGAGGCTGCCGCTTCGCTGTCTGTCAACTGCTGTGGTCACGTCTCCTCAATGTTTTCGCCGGTTATTACGGACTTCGTCTTGCTGCTTCGGGCTTTTTCGAAACGAACCGTTATTGATATATACGCCTGCCCGGGCCGCCGTTGGAGCGTGCAGGAAAGCTCGCTGTCTGCCGTGGACATGTTGCATCGTAGTTGTTCGTGCGTATATTCTTCTGTGCTGCTGTTACGTGTCCCTTTGCTTTTGACTTTGCTGGCTGTCGCTGTTATTGCGCAATGTACGCTATGCTTCGGGAGTTAGTTTTGCTTGCTTTTTCGTTTGCCTAGTTGAATGTATACTATATGCATCGCGAGCGCAGCCTCACACGCCACACCCTTTACTGCGCAGCGCTTCTCATCGACGTGGTGCTGGTGGCGGTGCTCAAGGCCGTTGCTCGCCGCCGCCGTCCAGGGGTGAGCCGCGAGCAGTACGAGAGCCAGCCGCTGTCGTCGAATCTGAGCTTCCCCTCGGGCTTCACCTCCCGGGCTTTCCTGGTCACCCTGATTGTGGTCAAGCACAGCCATCTGTTCCCGCTCTTCAAGTTGCCCTTCCTTGTCTGGTGCATCGCCGTAGCCATCTGCAAGCTCCTCATGGGCCGACAGTTCCTCGGAGACTCCTTGGCCGGCGCAGTCTTGGGCTACGTCGAGTACCATTGGATAGCGTCCCCACTGTGGCTGTCTGAGGAAACCGCCTCCTATTTCTTCAACAGCTTCAACGCGCTGGAAGAGCCCACGTACGACGCCTTGCTGTGatccccctcctcctcttcccgGGTGCCGCGCCCACCTTGTAACCAAGAAACTGGTCTCGTTTTCTGCTCGTCGCTGTTCGTGTTTTCTAATAAACCTTTCTTTTGTTTACTTATGGTAATTTACATTGCATCGACCTCCTGCTGCGCGCTGTTAGGCAGGCAACCTTGCATGCAGGTTTAGTGTTACTGCAGCGTCAGCAATAATGGCATTGGAGAAGTATTCGTGTTATTCGTTTTATTATATATTGTGTGCCAATCCCATGGTGTGTTTTAAAGCATGGGCACATGCACAAGACGGTCATTGAATTATGCGCCACATTCCGTATAAAGTGGGTTTATGAGCTGGCGGCTGCTGTGGGTGCGATGTGGGCAGCCCATGTAATGGCCGGCGTGTGTTCAACTCAGTCCAGCATCACCCCAATGCGTGCAGGCCACCTGGCTTCCTCATCGCATTTTCGACCGGTGTGGGCAGCGCTGTAGGACCATGTCGGGTAGAATTTGAAGTCGAGCCTCTACCGCCCCATTGTCGGCAGTTCACAGGGCTCCTCATCTGTCTTGTAGTCTGACCTCGCAAAGCCGAATGAGGACCAATGCAGGTAGTACGCTGGAAGCCGAGCCCGCTTAACTGTTCCAATGGCCAGTTTAGGCTGCCCACGTGTTTACCACAGGAGGCAAAGGTAGGTATTCAGGGACTTCTCCAGCCCCGCTGCAAACTTTGAACGCAGAGCCCTAAAATCGTATGCTACCTAGGAACTAATTACCCATCCACATGAACAGAGCCAAACTTCAACATATAAATATCTAAATTCATTTTTGATGAAAGAATAGTCGCCTTTGGCTGCATTCTGCTAGACCTGTGTATTGGCTGATGTGAACTGTCATTTCTTCAAATCCTGTTTTTATTCGAATGCGAGGACCAGCATACCAAATCTGACAGTTGCCCGCCCAGTCGCCATCCTCTGTTGTATTTCCGCGTTGTCTATAGTATAGTTTTTTAGCGTCTTTTCGATGCACCAACCTATAACTGATAACGCATCCACATGTTGTAAATGTTGATTTTGCAATTTTTAGGTTCCTAGGCGGttttaaaaatgcaaaaatgctATTTCTGTTAAATGTAATCTATTTCTGATTTTCCCCGCAGGGgcgcgtctgcagcttgcaggcgttggtgagtggcgacaccacgggttcccgagcatccgcagggacatccccgcagggggatgatggtgaacggtgcatcaccacggacccgagcacccgcgcctcgccgtgcgtggcatcgccgtgtccggggaaaaagggatcctggtggttgagccgatgccgagcgtttggacctttaaggcccctcggcggaggcaacacaccactttggccccagcttcctgtagacggcacctccggcctgacccgaccggtggaaaccggcagtcgccttttcctgtcctcctctccatcttttactttcctatcttctttctgactactgtcctgtctcctcgtcgtttccccgttttttcatttcttcatgggcggctagggttaaccttgtgtagCGAATTACCCTGGGTTTCgccatattcggttatagttgaggtgtacagctggcgtgggtaggacttgcgtgcaagttgctgtcccgtccccttaGTGGGCTCCgtagtgggtggctggcaccgtgactgaaaaactaaatttttttatggctctcctccattcccaacctgatcgctctctaaaaagagggcggaacgatgaagatattttccaaaaaagaaaagtgtcattcccaaaatttcatgttattcacagcaaagctgaagaacaacaagcaagactgatttccccattcctggtagcaaagtgcctAGATACCTTGGGCTTTgtgtacaaggtatcaaaaatggcttgtggcgacttactgctcgaactaCGTGACAGCGCCCAGCATTCGagacttgcaaacattgtatcgataagagagattcctgtctccatcacgtcacacctatctttgaacacagtccgaggcgtcatatcagaaattgattttgttcacctctctgaaaaagaaatgcttgaaggccttgccgaccaagatgtcataaatgttcagcggataaaaatccggaaggataacaaggaaatagattcgaaacacatgatcctcactttcaacaccagcacgcTACCTGAAAGCATTtaagtcgggtacctgaaaataaatgtaaggccatatatacccaacccacgcagatgtttcaattgccagaggttcggccacggctcagagttgtcgcggccgcaaaactagcgcgaaatgctcctcgaaggaccaccagtcagatgaatgtgttgctgcctcgcggtgcacaaattgtgagggagaccatgctgcatactccagggcttttccaacctggaagaaagaaaaagaaataattgctCTGAAAACCGCTGAAAACGTTTCTTTCGAGGAAGCAAGgaggcgatacgccgaaacaaaccgattctccttcactgcgaaaacaaccttcgccgatgtggtgcgtgggcgcggcgcaccacaccaggcttcggcacctgtccaggccgcacgcagtgggcctatggcagggccatccgcgccccttggtggagtagctgatactactccgccaaccccaaagcaggctgcgcagacccccgggtcagcgggcctcaagacctcttcccacaggtcgaggtctaactcaaaagtcagcgtgcatcctgcacggtcgtccagcgcctctgctgaggcgatggacacgacccagggcagccccgtgccgtccacatcggacggacggcggaggtctttggatcgatcaaaaaagtgtgaggctccgagtcaaggggccaaatcaaagttaatgtaattttatctgcacacacgcacacattaagatggctttcataatacactggaactgcagaggtctcgtaaataactaaCGACATAAAacacattttaaacacaatttctcctattgctttatgtgtgcaggaaaccaatctaggccctcagcacacaaaggtgctaaagaagtatactgtcttccgccgtgaccgagagggggcgagcagactctcgggaggcgtaggaatcattgtgcaacctggcgtagcagctagcgagatcaaactcaaaactaggttcgatgccgtagcagccaccgtggttggttacaaaaccattacactttgtagcgcgtatcttcaaccacatctcgaaataagacagcatgaattagagaaccttttacaacagttaccggagccatacttgatagttggcaATTTTAATGCACTCTTGTTTCTGTGGCAGTGAGGAAACCGATggcagaggtcaggttattgaggattcTGTACTATCAAACAATTTTTGATTcttgaacaccggtaaacctacttattgctcccctagttcaggaaaaatgagtgttttagatttgtcttttagctctccatcagtttttatcgattttaaatgggatgtcttagacaacccaTACGGAAACCATCATCTCCCTGTtgaaatctgcctgtcatccccaccatcagtcacccagacaaaaccacggtgttggaagcacaatttagcagactggcagctttttagaacagccgccacgttagaaaatattacgttagaaaatcttaatgtaaatgaaataaatgaaaagttcacaaattgcattcttgcCGCCCCAcacttggctatcccccaatcttcaggaatagtacaacgtaaccataaaatgtggtggacacgaggttgcaaagaagaaaaaaaaacatcaaaataaagcttggggtatatttcgccaataccccacacaggagaaccttataaacttttaAAAAACAAGAGCAAAAGtgcggtacatacgtcgaaatgccgaaaaatcattctggcagcgtttcatttcctcgataaacagccaagtctcttcgaaaaaaatgtgggaggcagtgcACAAAATGaatggtcgctactctccattcacagttcctcttctgacagcccctggtgtacagacaaatataaaagaacaagcagacatattaggtgaacatttttccactgtatctagttcctttaactatacagaatcatttttttaaatataaaaacagccgaaaaagaaagactgccgatagagggcagtgctcacgaagcatataatagcccatttacactacaagaaattagcagTGTGCTTTCTtccggtaaacagactgcaccaggaccagctgaagtccattacgaaatgcttgcctaCCTGTCCGAACACGCTGTAGACtctcttctgaaattttttaacaaaatatggttaaaaggagagattccagaggcatgaaaggccattattgtaccgttgttgaaggcgggaaaagtacctacctcccctggcaattacaggtctatagccctaacaagcgtacttgccaaatccttcgaaagcgtccttaacattatattaatgtttatattacaatcttgtgatcttcttgacatccatcagtgtgggtttaaaaaggcgtgctctacaaccgaccatctagtccgcctagagaacacagtccgagaagcatttatacacaagcaacactgccttgcggtctttttcgatttagagaaagcctatgacaccacatagAGGTTTAGCATACTGCGGGACATTGGAGACCTCTGAATCCGTGGTAGAATGTTAAAATGCTTTAGTGACTTTTTGAcgaaccgttcatttcaagtacgcctgggtgccactctttctaagaatttcattcaagagaacggcgtgcctcaggggtgcattttaagaaccacgctttttatagtaaaaataaattccctagcaaaaataattccaaagtctatcatgtattctgtctacgttgacgatctccagattgcttgcacatcctctagcgttacatcgtgtgagaggcaaatacagatgacaaaatgggcagacaaaaatggttACAAGTTTTCTGCGCAAAATTCAGTAGCTGTTCATTTTTCGCTtcgaagaggactgcacactgatccctccctgtatttaaatgaagtcgcactaccaattaaagatgagcacaaatttctaggaataacttatgacaaaaagctcacatttctaccacacacaaacgtactcaaaaagaaagcttctaaatcgcTGAATATACTacaagtactttcacgaaaacattggggttccgataggacttgtcttttatagattcatcgctctgtagtacgttctacattagattacggatgcatagtttatggatcagcgaggcaatcgtaccttaaacggctagaccaagtacacaatttaggcttgcgtctttccaccggtgcatacaggacgtcaccgataaacagtcttcatgtggaaaccaacgaaccatcacttacagagagaagaaccatactcacatgctcgtacgttttaaaaatcggttcactacctaaacatatctgtcaccaaatagtcacaaagtgcccatctagaacactaacaacaaaccattagctataaggccacttctcctgcgttttgaagatatgtgcaaaaacctcggcgtaatggttgcattacctggcgttgctcgaagacgtggtcctCTGCCTtcatggttcaattttcctgcaatctgtgacctcactcttgcacatttccgtaaaaagcgaactgcacagcaacatataatacaagaattccgtgcccttgaagaaaaatacagtagttttacagaattttatactgatggatcaaaaacagatagttgcgtaggaagcgcagtggtgcgagggaattcggagcaaatagtaagactaccacagtgttcctccatcttcaccgcggagtgcaaCGCAGTATGtatggccatagaaaaaatactaagtgagaacctcaaaaatgctattatttacacagactccttaagtgtacttagagctctccattctaaaaatgtaagctcccctctgcttggtgacatcatacacaacatggtaactgccacagctcaaggacaaaatataaaactgctgggtcccgagtaatgtgggaataaaaggcaatgagagagcagatgtgtgtgctgctaaaagctcgtggcatggaaataaagtaaatatgccgtttaatgattgcataaaattagtagcaaggaaactaagaaaaaaatggcagtcggcttggaacaatgaggtcgaaaataaactacacttggtaaaaccagttttaggtgaatttaagtcgtttgtgcaccaagaacgtttcaaggaagtgatcttatgccgtctcccaataggccacacacaccttacgcacaacttcctactaacaaaacaagacaaacctgttttccaagaatgcggagatgaactcacggttaaccacattttattctcttctgTGGAACTGGAAGAACTAACAAAATtatattttactgaattttacaataaatgcattccttttcatcccgcactgcttttaggagatgatgcaattgttgttatatcatgtgttttagctttcttaatgaaacgggatttctcaagagactaaattttttacccactggtttgtttgaattttagtacacctcagccactttctcatgcctgagaagaaagctgagacGTTTATTTTGAtcggttgggagcctcgatatccttccgcagccaaggaaagctactgaggttacccggccctctttaaagcttttacttgtagccatttataaaatttgtgtatgtgttcactgggtaatattaatgtttgagggcctctagagcagggatgattcttaaatttctataatattcaacaaaagacctttcctataccttgttctaggcgcatgatggcctcagttccctatgtgccataaaacacaactcTTTGGCCCccgcttcctgtagacggcacctcggGCCTTACCCGactgggggaaatcggcagtcgccttttcctgtcctcctctccatcttttactttcctatcttctttctcataactctcctgtctcctcctctcttctcgttttttcttacatatttcatAGGCGTCTAGggctaaccttgtgtggcgaactaccctgggtttcgtcagatctgtttatagttgaggtgtatagctggcgtgggcaggacttgtttgcAAGCTCCTGTCCTGCCCCCTAGTTGGGCTGCATGGTGTGTGGCTAGCACTGCGACCAAACTGCAGATATTTGATGGCTCATTTCTTACTTTCCGCTGATCGTCCTCCATACAGAGGGCGCAACGAAGTGACTGCTCAATTCTTTGGCAGCAAGACAAATTTCCC comes from the Amblyomma americanum isolate KBUSLIRL-KWMA chromosome 1, ASM5285725v1, whole genome shotgun sequence genome and includes:
- the LOC144115690 gene encoding polyisoprenoid diphosphate/phosphate phosphohydrolase PLPP6-like isoform X2, translated to MKRASAGSGRELRSDGDESKELPPPGWKRNPILLVLRGVDEVLSSHLFLAAHEKAPLAQYRHILAAFEMSAHSAVWIGGLTFLLWFFAFDVPVRTFFLNVFLAVLVDAVLMAMLKAAASQRDCDEQQSSTLGFPSNFTSRAVLVTLVVVNRTGAFCMLKAFFVTWCIGVALTKTLLGKHYLGDSLMGAALGYLEYRIVVEPIWCSEEMVSVLFKAFCALEEPTHDSLLW
- the LOC144115690 gene encoding polyisoprenoid diphosphate/phosphate phosphohydrolase PLPP6-like isoform X1; this encodes MKRASAGSGRELRSDGDESKELPPPGWKRNPILLVLRGVDEVLSSHLFLAAHEKAPLAQYRHILAAFEMSAHSAVWIGGLTFLLWFFAFDVPVRTFFLNVFLALLIDVVLVAVLKAVARRRRPGVSREQYESQPLSSNLSFPSGFTSRAFLVTLIVVKHSHLFPLFKLPFLVWCIAVAICKLLMGRQFLGDSLAGAVLGYVEYHWIASPLWLSEETASYFFNSFNALEEPTYDALL